One genomic segment of Deltaproteobacteria bacterium IMCC39524 includes these proteins:
- a CDS encoding SHOCT domain-containing protein codes for MHSHSIGNWFCGPEGLLGFPFGGVFHLIFGLVFLMLLFTLFRAMFANKQHGTFTTGSSSSALSILEKRYASGEIDQQEFLQKKKDLEK; via the coding sequence ATGCACTCACATTCGATAGGCAACTGGTTCTGCGGCCCAGAAGGATTGTTGGGCTTTCCGTTCGGCGGGGTTTTTCATCTTATCTTTGGTTTAGTATTCCTGATGCTCCTGTTCACGCTGTTTCGTGCCATGTTCGCAAATAAACAACACGGCACTTTTACAACAGGAAGCAGTTCTTCTGCCTTATCAATTCTTGAAAAGCGTTACGCTTCTGGAGAAATTGATCAACAAGAATTTTTACAAAAGAAGAAGGATTTAGAGAAATAA